From Cyclopterus lumpus isolate fCycLum1 chromosome 4, fCycLum1.pri, whole genome shotgun sequence, a single genomic window includes:
- the aldh7a1 gene encoding alpha-aminoadipic semialdehyde dehydrogenase, producing MQRCLTLIFARHRRLLLRQTFVTVHCQQSAAMSGLLISQPKYSWLKDLGLSEDNPGVYNGSWGGSGEVITSYCPANNEPIARVTQATMAEYEETVQKTREAWKMWADIPAPKRGEIVRQIGDALRKKIKVLGSLVALEMGKIYVEGVGEVQEYVDVCDYAVGLSRMIGGPMLPSERPGHALIEQWNPVGLVGIITAFNFPVAVYGWNNAIALTCGNVCLWKGAPTTPLTSVAVSKIVAEVLEQNNLPGAICSMTCGGADIGTAMAKDERVDLVSFTGSTHVGKMVAMMVQDRFGRKLLELGGNNAIIVFEDADLNLVVPSAVFASVGTAGQRCTTTRRLMLHESLHDAVVERVTKAYKQVRIGDPWDPTTLYGPLHTKQAVDQYLAAIEQAKQQGGTVVCGGKVIDRPGNYVEPTIITGLAHDAPIVHTETFVPILYVLKFKTEEEAFAWNNEVQQGLSSSIFTKDMGRVFRWLGPKGSDCGIVNVNIPTSGAEIGGAFGGEKHTGGGRESGSDSWKQYMRRSTCTINYSKELPLAQGIKFE from the coding sequence ATGCAGCGCTGCCTCACTCTGATCTTTGCCCGGCACCGCAGGCTCCTCTTAAGACAAACATTTGTTACTGTCCACTGCCAGCAGTCAGCAGCCATGTCAGGTCTCCTCATCAGCCAGCCCAAATACTCCTGGCTGAAGGATTTGGGCCTGTCTGAAGACAACCCTGGCGTTTACAATGGGAGCTGGGGAGGCAGCGGGGAGGTCATCACTTCATACTGCCCCGCCAACAATGAGCCAATTGCCAGAGTAACCCAGGCAACCATGGCGGAGTATGAAGAAACTGTCCAGAAGACGAGGGAGGCTTGGAAGATGTGGGCAGATATTCCAGCTCCCAAAAGAGGAGAGATTGTAAGGCAGATCGGAGATGCACTTAGAAAGAAGATTAAAGTCCTCGGTAGCCTGGTGGCTCTAGAAATGGGTAAAATCTATGTTGAGGGAGTGGGAGAGGTTCAGGAATACGTTGATGTCTGTGATTATGCTGTTGGTCTGTCAAGAATGATTGGCGGGCCCATGCTGCCTTCAGAGAGACCAGGCCATGCTCTGATCGAACAGTGGAACCCAGTCGGTCTCGTCGGCATCATCACAGCCTTTAATTTTCCCGTGGCTGTGTACGGCTGGAACAATGCCATCGCGCTGACCTGCGGCAATGTCTGCCTCTGGAAAGGAGCTCCAACCACACCTCTCACAAGTGTGGCAGTTTCCAAGATTGTGGCTGAGGTGCTGGAACAGAACAACCTGCCCGGTGCCATCTGCTCCATGACCTGCGGAGGTGCCGATATTGGCACAGCCATGGCGAAGGATGAGAGAGTGGATCTGGTGTCGTTCACTGGTAGCACCCATGTTGGCAAGATGGTGGCCATGATGGTGCAGGACAGGTTCGGTCGTAAGCTGCTGGAGCTCGGTGGAAACAATGCGATCATTGTGTTTGAGGATGCTGACCTGAATCTTGTGGTACCCTCTGCCGTCTTTGCATCTGTGGGAACCGCTGGTCAACGCTGCACCACAACTAGGAGGCTGATGCTGCACGAGAGTCTTCATGACGCAGTGGTTGAGAGGGTCACCAAGGCCTACAAACAAGTCCGCATCGGAGACCCCTGGGATCCCACCACCCTTTACGGGCCTCTGCACACCAAACAAGCTGTGGATCAGTATCTGGCAGCTATTGAGCAGGCCAAGCAGCAGGGTGGCACTGTGGTCTGCGGAGGAAAGGTGATAGACCGACCTGGAAATTACGTGGAGCCCACTATCATCACAGGGCTGGCTCACGATGCTCCCATTGTCCATACCGAAACCTTTGTTCCCATACTGTATGTCCTCAAGTTcaagacagaagaggaggcGTTTGCATGGAACAACGAGGTCCAGCAGGGTCTGTCCAGCAGCATCTTCACCAAGGATATGGGTCGGGTTTTCCGCTGGCTCGGGCCCAAAGGATCCGACTGCGGCATTGTGAATGTCAACATTCCTACAAGCGGAGCTGAGATCGGAGGAGCCTTTGGTGGAGAGAAACACACCGGAGGTGGAAGAGAGTCTGGCAGTGACTCCTGGAAGCAGTACATGAGGCGTTCAACCTGCACGATAAACTACAGCAAGGAGCTGCCTCTGGCCCAGGGAATCAAGTTTGAATGA